Proteins encoded within one genomic window of Pongo pygmaeus isolate AG05252 chromosome 6, NHGRI_mPonPyg2-v2.0_pri, whole genome shotgun sequence:
- the GCK gene encoding hexokinase-4 isoform X1, which translates to MMDHPDPGVRGQKEAHSVWGRCPVRPSVEQILAEFQLQEEDLKKVMRRMQKEMDRGLRLETHEEASVKMLPTYVRSTPEGSEVGDFLSLDLGGTNFRVMLVKVGEGEEGQWSVKTKHQMYSIPEDAMTGTAEMLFDYISECISDFLDKHQMKHKKLPLGFTFSFPVRHEDIDKGILLNWTKGFKASGAEGNNVVGLLRDAIKRRGDFEMDVVAMVNDTVATMISCYYEDHQCEVGMIVGTGCNACYMEEMENVELVEGDEGRMCVNTEWGAFGDSGELDEFLLEYDRLVDESSANPGQQLYEKLIGGKYMGELVRLVLLRLVDENLLFHGEASEQLRTRGAFETRFVSQVESDTGDRKQIYNILSTLGLRPSTTDCDIVRRACESVSTRAAHMCSAGLAGVINRMRESRSEDVMRITVGVDGSVYKLHPSFKERFHASVRRLTPSCEITFIESEEGSGRGAALVSAVACKKACMLGQ; encoded by the exons atgatggatCATCCTGACCCCGGGGTCAGAGGACAGAAGGAGGCCCATAGCGTGTGGGGGAGATGCCCCGTGAGGCCCTCG GTAGAGCAGATCCTGGCAGAGTTCCAGCTGCAGGAGGAAGACCTGAAGAAGGTGATGAGACGGATGCAGAAGGAGATGGACCGTGGCCTGAGGCTGGAGACCCATGAAGAGGCCAGTGTGAAGATGTTGCCCACCTACGTGCGCTCCACCCCAGAAGGCTCAG AAGTCGGGGACTTCCTCTCCCTGGACCTGGGTGGCACTAACTTCAGGGTGATGCTGGTGAAGGTGGGAGAAGGTGAGGAGGGGCAGTGGAGCGTGAAGACCAAACACCAGATGTACTCCATCCCCGAGGACGCCATGACCGGCACTGCTGAGATG CTCTTCGACTACATCTCCGAGTGCATCTCCGACTTCCTGGACAAGCATCAGATGAAGCACAAGAAGCTGCCCCTGGGCTTCACCTTCTCCTTTCCTGTGAGGCACGAAGACATCGATAAG GGCATCCTTCTCAACTGGACCAAGGGCTTCAAGGCCTCAGGAGCAGAAGGGAACAATGTCGTGGGGCTTCTGCGAGACGCCATCAAACGGAGAGGG GACTTTGAAATGGATGTGGTGGCAATGGTGAATGACACGGTGGCCACGATGATCTCCTGCTACTATGAAGACCATCAGTGCGAGGTCGGCATGATTGTGG GTACGGGCTGCAATGCCTGCTACATGGAGGAGATGGAGAATGTGGAGCTGGTGGAGGGGGACGAGGGCCGCATGTGCGTCAACACTGAGTGGGGCGCCTTCGGGGACTCTGGCGAGCTGGACGAGTTCCTGCTGGAGTATGACCGCCTGGTGGACGAGAGCTCTGCAAACCCCGGTCAGCAGCT GTATGAGAAGCTCATAGGTGGCAAGTACATGGGCGAGCTGGTGCGGCTCGTGCTGCTCAGACTAGTGGACGAAAACCTGCTCTTCCACGGGGAGGCCTCCGAGCAGCTGCGCACACGCGGAGCCTTCGAGACGCGCTTCGTGTCGCAGGTGGAGAG CGACACGGGCGACCGCAAGCAGATCTACAACATCCTGAGCACGCTGGGGCTGCGACCCTCGACCACCGACTGTGACATCGTGCGCCGCGCCTGCGAGAGCGTGTCTACGCGCGCTGCGCACATGTGCTCGGCGGGGCTGGCGGGTGTCATCAATCGCATGCGCGAGAGCCGCAGCGAGGACGTAATGCGCATCACTGTGGGCGTGGATGGCTCCGTGTACAAGCTGCACCCCAG CTTCAAGGAGCGGTTCCACGCTAGCGTGCGCAGGCTGACGCCCAGCTGCGAGATCACCTTCATCGAGTCGGAGGAGGGCAGTGGCCGGGGCGCAGCCCTGGTCTCGGCGGTGGCCTGTAAGAAGGCCTGCATGCTGGGCCAGTGA
- the GCK gene encoding hexokinase-4 isoform X2 — MAMDVTRSQVQTALTLVEQILAEFQLQEEDLKKVMRRMQKEMDRGLRLETHEEASVKMLPTYVRSTPEGSEVGDFLSLDLGGTNFRVMLVKVGEGEEGQWSVKTKHQMYSIPEDAMTGTAEMLFDYISECISDFLDKHQMKHKKLPLGFTFSFPVRHEDIDKGILLNWTKGFKASGAEGNNVVGLLRDAIKRRGDFEMDVVAMVNDTVATMISCYYEDHQCEVGMIVGTGCNACYMEEMENVELVEGDEGRMCVNTEWGAFGDSGELDEFLLEYDRLVDESSANPGQQLYEKLIGGKYMGELVRLVLLRLVDENLLFHGEASEQLRTRGAFETRFVSQVESDTGDRKQIYNILSTLGLRPSTTDCDIVRRACESVSTRAAHMCSAGLAGVINRMRESRSEDVMRITVGVDGSVYKLHPSFKERFHASVRRLTPSCEITFIESEEGSGRGAALVSAVACKKACMLGQ, encoded by the exons GTAGAGCAGATCCTGGCAGAGTTCCAGCTGCAGGAGGAAGACCTGAAGAAGGTGATGAGACGGATGCAGAAGGAGATGGACCGTGGCCTGAGGCTGGAGACCCATGAAGAGGCCAGTGTGAAGATGTTGCCCACCTACGTGCGCTCCACCCCAGAAGGCTCAG AAGTCGGGGACTTCCTCTCCCTGGACCTGGGTGGCACTAACTTCAGGGTGATGCTGGTGAAGGTGGGAGAAGGTGAGGAGGGGCAGTGGAGCGTGAAGACCAAACACCAGATGTACTCCATCCCCGAGGACGCCATGACCGGCACTGCTGAGATG CTCTTCGACTACATCTCCGAGTGCATCTCCGACTTCCTGGACAAGCATCAGATGAAGCACAAGAAGCTGCCCCTGGGCTTCACCTTCTCCTTTCCTGTGAGGCACGAAGACATCGATAAG GGCATCCTTCTCAACTGGACCAAGGGCTTCAAGGCCTCAGGAGCAGAAGGGAACAATGTCGTGGGGCTTCTGCGAGACGCCATCAAACGGAGAGGG GACTTTGAAATGGATGTGGTGGCAATGGTGAATGACACGGTGGCCACGATGATCTCCTGCTACTATGAAGACCATCAGTGCGAGGTCGGCATGATTGTGG GTACGGGCTGCAATGCCTGCTACATGGAGGAGATGGAGAATGTGGAGCTGGTGGAGGGGGACGAGGGCCGCATGTGCGTCAACACTGAGTGGGGCGCCTTCGGGGACTCTGGCGAGCTGGACGAGTTCCTGCTGGAGTATGACCGCCTGGTGGACGAGAGCTCTGCAAACCCCGGTCAGCAGCT GTATGAGAAGCTCATAGGTGGCAAGTACATGGGCGAGCTGGTGCGGCTCGTGCTGCTCAGACTAGTGGACGAAAACCTGCTCTTCCACGGGGAGGCCTCCGAGCAGCTGCGCACACGCGGAGCCTTCGAGACGCGCTTCGTGTCGCAGGTGGAGAG CGACACGGGCGACCGCAAGCAGATCTACAACATCCTGAGCACGCTGGGGCTGCGACCCTCGACCACCGACTGTGACATCGTGCGCCGCGCCTGCGAGAGCGTGTCTACGCGCGCTGCGCACATGTGCTCGGCGGGGCTGGCGGGTGTCATCAATCGCATGCGCGAGAGCCGCAGCGAGGACGTAATGCGCATCACTGTGGGCGTGGATGGCTCCGTGTACAAGCTGCACCCCAG CTTCAAGGAGCGGTTCCACGCTAGCGTGCGCAGGCTGACGCCCAGCTGCGAGATCACCTTCATCGAGTCGGAGGAGGGCAGTGGCCGGGGCGCAGCCCTGGTCTCGGCGGTGGCCTGTAAGAAGGCCTGCATGCTGGGCCAGTGA
- the GCK gene encoding hexokinase-4 isoform X3 yields MLDDRARMEAAKEKVEQILAEFQLQEEDLKKVMRRMQKEMDRGLRLETHEEASVKMLPTYVRSTPEGSEVGDFLSLDLGGTNFRVMLVKVGEGEEGQWSVKTKHQMYSIPEDAMTGTAEMLFDYISECISDFLDKHQMKHKKLPLGFTFSFPVRHEDIDKGILLNWTKGFKASGAEGNNVVGLLRDAIKRRGDFEMDVVAMVNDTVATMISCYYEDHQCEVGMIVGTGCNACYMEEMENVELVEGDEGRMCVNTEWGAFGDSGELDEFLLEYDRLVDESSANPGQQLYEKLIGGKYMGELVRLVLLRLVDENLLFHGEASEQLRTRGAFETRFVSQVESDTGDRKQIYNILSTLGLRPSTTDCDIVRRACESVSTRAAHMCSAGLAGVINRMRESRSEDVMRITVGVDGSVYKLHPSFKERFHASVRRLTPSCEITFIESEEGSGRGAALVSAVACKKACMLGQ; encoded by the exons GTAGAGCAGATCCTGGCAGAGTTCCAGCTGCAGGAGGAAGACCTGAAGAAGGTGATGAGACGGATGCAGAAGGAGATGGACCGTGGCCTGAGGCTGGAGACCCATGAAGAGGCCAGTGTGAAGATGTTGCCCACCTACGTGCGCTCCACCCCAGAAGGCTCAG AAGTCGGGGACTTCCTCTCCCTGGACCTGGGTGGCACTAACTTCAGGGTGATGCTGGTGAAGGTGGGAGAAGGTGAGGAGGGGCAGTGGAGCGTGAAGACCAAACACCAGATGTACTCCATCCCCGAGGACGCCATGACCGGCACTGCTGAGATG CTCTTCGACTACATCTCCGAGTGCATCTCCGACTTCCTGGACAAGCATCAGATGAAGCACAAGAAGCTGCCCCTGGGCTTCACCTTCTCCTTTCCTGTGAGGCACGAAGACATCGATAAG GGCATCCTTCTCAACTGGACCAAGGGCTTCAAGGCCTCAGGAGCAGAAGGGAACAATGTCGTGGGGCTTCTGCGAGACGCCATCAAACGGAGAGGG GACTTTGAAATGGATGTGGTGGCAATGGTGAATGACACGGTGGCCACGATGATCTCCTGCTACTATGAAGACCATCAGTGCGAGGTCGGCATGATTGTGG GTACGGGCTGCAATGCCTGCTACATGGAGGAGATGGAGAATGTGGAGCTGGTGGAGGGGGACGAGGGCCGCATGTGCGTCAACACTGAGTGGGGCGCCTTCGGGGACTCTGGCGAGCTGGACGAGTTCCTGCTGGAGTATGACCGCCTGGTGGACGAGAGCTCTGCAAACCCCGGTCAGCAGCT GTATGAGAAGCTCATAGGTGGCAAGTACATGGGCGAGCTGGTGCGGCTCGTGCTGCTCAGACTAGTGGACGAAAACCTGCTCTTCCACGGGGAGGCCTCCGAGCAGCTGCGCACACGCGGAGCCTTCGAGACGCGCTTCGTGTCGCAGGTGGAGAG CGACACGGGCGACCGCAAGCAGATCTACAACATCCTGAGCACGCTGGGGCTGCGACCCTCGACCACCGACTGTGACATCGTGCGCCGCGCCTGCGAGAGCGTGTCTACGCGCGCTGCGCACATGTGCTCGGCGGGGCTGGCGGGTGTCATCAATCGCATGCGCGAGAGCCGCAGCGAGGACGTAATGCGCATCACTGTGGGCGTGGATGGCTCCGTGTACAAGCTGCACCCCAG CTTCAAGGAGCGGTTCCACGCTAGCGTGCGCAGGCTGACGCCCAGCTGCGAGATCACCTTCATCGAGTCGGAGGAGGGCAGTGGCCGGGGCGCAGCCCTGGTCTCGGCGGTGGCCTGTAAGAAGGCCTGCATGCTGGGCCAGTGA
- the GCK gene encoding hexokinase-4 isoform X4, which yields MPRAGMGASLRPGSGPHPDTGDRKQIYNILSTLGLRPSTTDCDIVRRACESVSTRAAHMCSAGLAGVINRMRESRSEDVMRITVGVDGSVYKLHPSFKERFHASVRRLTPSCEITFIESEEGSGRGAALVSAVACKKACMLGQ from the exons ATGCCAAGAGCAGGGATGGGGGCAAGCCTGCGTCCAGGCAGTGGTCCCCATCC CGACACGGGCGACCGCAAGCAGATCTACAACATCCTGAGCACGCTGGGGCTGCGACCCTCGACCACCGACTGTGACATCGTGCGCCGCGCCTGCGAGAGCGTGTCTACGCGCGCTGCGCACATGTGCTCGGCGGGGCTGGCGGGTGTCATCAATCGCATGCGCGAGAGCCGCAGCGAGGACGTAATGCGCATCACTGTGGGCGTGGATGGCTCCGTGTACAAGCTGCACCCCAG CTTCAAGGAGCGGTTCCACGCTAGCGTGCGCAGGCTGACGCCCAGCTGCGAGATCACCTTCATCGAGTCGGAGGAGGGCAGTGGCCGGGGCGCAGCCCTGGTCTCGGCGGTGGCCTGTAAGAAGGCCTGCATGCTGGGCCAGTGA
- the MYL7 gene encoding myosin regulatory light chain 2, atrial isoform, with the protein MASRKAGTRGKVAATKQAQRGSSNVFSMFEQAQIQEFKEAFSCIDQNRDGFICKADLRETYSQLGKVSVPEEELDAMLQEGKGPINFTVFLTLFGEKLNGTDPEEAILSAFRMFDPSGKGVVNKDEFKQLLLTQADKFSPAEVEQMFALTPMDLAGNIDYKSLCYIITHGDEKEE; encoded by the exons ATG GCCAGCAGGAAGGCGGGGACCCGGGGCAAGGTGGCAGCCACCAAGCAGGCCCAGCGTGGTTCTTCCAACGTCTTTTCCATGTTTGAACAAGCCCagatccaggagttcaaggaa GCCTTCAGCTGTATCGACCAGAATCGTGATGGCTTCATCTGCAAGGCAGACCTGAGGGAGACCTACTCCCAGCTAG ggAAGGTGAGTGTCCCAGAGGAGGAGCTGGACGCCATGCTGCAGGAGGGCAAGGGCCCCATCAACTTCACCGTCTTCCTCACGCTCTTTGGGGAAAAGCTCAATG ggACAGACCCCGAGGAAGCCATCCTGAGTGCCTTCCGCATGTTTGACCCCAGCGGCAAAGGGGTGGTGAACAAGGATGA gttcaagcagctTCTCCTGACCCAGGCAGACAAGTTCTCTCCAGCTGAG GTGGAGCAGATGTTCGCCCTGACGCCCATGGACCTGGCAGGGAACATCGACTACAAGTCACTGTGCTATATCATCACCCATGGAGACGAGAAAGAGGAATAA